Within Planococcus citri chromosome 2, ihPlaCitr1.1, whole genome shotgun sequence, the genomic segment GTCTTCAGGTCATTCGGTGCATTCCCATCGGCACAAGTTGTACATGATTTCGTCGGTAGTAGATCTCCTCTTATGTCTCGTTCCACTGCAAATGagacaaaaaatgtattcaaattgatagaatcaatttttgagattataattttttgataagattaCCAAATATTTCATTCTGTTGGCAATTGACGGTGTTTTGGAAACACTTGGATTTATTATTGGAATCAACGGGACATGGTATGCATTCTTCTCGATCATAAGTAGGTTCTTCGTTTTCTTTACAAAGTACACAATATGGAAATTCTCCTTCCCATCGAGTAATCTTAGTTCGTTCGTTACAAGTAcaagacaattctggcaaacaAATCGACAtcgagtaataaaaaaaaatctatcagtAGTACGTCATCTAACGTGCAacagttgtaaaaaaaaataaaaataaacaagtgCAATGTTATGAAATTCATGTGAACATACTGTCTTCCGTCGGTACCAGAAATCTTTCTTTTTGGCATATCTTACAGGTTAGGGTATTGACCGAATAGTACTCTTGTATTTTACAATCGTTGTATCTCTGGAATGGGAACAATTCTCCGGTGAACGATGTACAGGTACGAAATAATACACACAATTGCAATAATATCTTAAGTAGTTCGTTCATGCTAGCACCGAGTATAGTTTTAAAATTCGTAAAGCTACTATCGaaatatattaaaaatgaaaacatagaTGCTTTATTAAGTAACCAAATTGATGATAAGTGTATATGCAAAAAAGGAAGTCATTAATATTATAGGGTAGGGAAAAAAGCTAACGTGTATAGTTTTGTTGTAATAAAACGTTGCTAAGGAACCGGCGTCGCGTCGCCGGTTAGATCATCTGAAATATTAACCACCAGTCAGCTGCCTACCGTGATAAACAactctataggtacctagacttaCGTATTAGTTGCTGgtattgttgttattgttgttgtggTATTTGCATACCTAAGTGTTACGTGACAAACGAGAATGACTTTTGGgactaaaattttgtcaaattttaccctCACTTTcgaaacgtaggtaggtaggctacATTGTAATTGCATAATTGAAATTATACAAATGGGTTTTGTGTATTAcgaatcgataatttttcatactgtGTGGTTTTCTGCGCTGATATACGTATTTATTTAGACTCATCCtacgatattatttttaatgaaaattgaacgttCATTTACTACGTAATTGTgataaatttcaggaattttttattttgcaattctTACAATTATAATTATACCTGTGTAATAATATTAATAGAATATaaggtacctacaaattacctattcaaaaaaaaatttatgaatatatttatctaaaaaaaatttttaaaaataaaaaaatgcttttgtttaattttataaattgatttttaatttgttaatcgtttcaattcaattttaattaaatccAATTGAGGAGcaatattccaaaacgccctatatccattttaaaacatttcatttttaatctgataaattggctatttaggggggtttaaaacttgatttgggtggatttatgatgtaggtctaatttcaaattttttagggtgaatTCCGGCTGGGGTGtgatgattttggttttgaaagatGCTAAATTTGATACCTTCTCATAATTTGTTTCAACCAATGAGATAAGTGTGCAACTTCCACCCCCCCTATGGTGGAATCAGAATGAAATGGAGGGGGTAGGAAACCTTTTTCTATGGTAATCCAGCTTTTGAGGGgtacaaattgtttttttttttggtgatgaaTGCAAATTTCATGTCCGATTTGAAACATCGTACCCCTAAGGTAGTGAACTGCCACCCCCCGCCCGTTAATGatccaaaatctaaaaaaaattataataccatgtgacgtatcgtttgttatgtttttggggacgctGAGTCCGAATATGGATTTAGTTTTTCGATCTAGCCCTATCTACCCTTTCCACCCCTTCCCCACcctttatgatccaaaatttaaaaaaaataataccatgtgacgtatcgtttgtgatgtttttggggacgctgaatccgaatatgggCTTAATTTTTCGATCTGGGCTTCTCTATCCGTTCCACCTCCTCCCTTGCCCCTTCTtcagccaaaattcaaaaaaaaaattataataccaTGGGACATCCGATTACCGTGGACAAAACCTAATATcggattcggattcagcgcctcaaaaaacggatatgaggatacccatattggtttataaacccattttatgattttaccccTTTCCTCCCCCTCTTTCCCACCCTCAGATGACCATAGACAAAAAAACTAATATTGGATTCGGATTCAGTGCCTCAAAAAATGTATATGAAGACACCCATATTagtttttaaaaccattttatgatttcactttctccctccccctctccctcaCCCCCTGATGACCATAGATAAAAACTACTGTcgaattcggattcagcgcctcaaaaaacataattgaggatacccatattggtttttaagcctattttcatgattttaccccccccctcccaatgccaatagtcaaaaattgatatcatattcagaTTCAGCGCTAAAAAATACTTCTAGTCAGTCATATTCCAAAATTACTACATTCAAAGggacttttttcctcctaaattctgCTCAGGTCGCACTGTGTGCCATGCAGGGTTGCcaaacaataaaacaaaacgGTATTGGTACCTGGTATTCTtggtatttcaatttcaaatgcgGTGGCTAAAACGGTATTggtttttcggttttcatcaatttctacctcaaaatttcggtttttggtattggtttttccaatttttgtggattttatttcggttttcggttttggTATTGGTAAGTATTTCACGAACATGACAGCaagttgaaaatgtcaaaaagcaaGCTAATTACAGAACACTTTggcttaaaattcagaaattgacaGAGCAGTAGTAAGTATAGAAGttgaaatgagagaaaaatcaacaaagaaaagtgatcattgaaatgaaatgaataaactcattttgtttgatgttgattgttgaaattgtttcattttcaatcatttgaagagatatgaaaaaatgagtaccgaaatacagattttaaaataatttcggtattggttttcggtatttgtaccgattttgaaaattatattggtattttatataaattggtttttcatttgtcaacttattggtaggtatcggttttcggttttttcaaaaatttggcggTTTTGCTGGTATTGGTTTTTCAGTATCAGTACCTATAGTTAGTTCCGCAACCGTGGTGCCATGGCTGTTGTCCTCAGTATCTTTGGCCTTTGGCTTTGCTCCCCATCTAGATTGACACCAGTTCCTGCAGTAAGTTGTTTCTTGCTTCCACcttcatttttgtgttctcCCAATGTCTGTTATGTGTGAGGGTTTGATCTAGAGTGATTCCTGAGTAGGTACTTGGGATTTTCACAGTTTTCCAGCTGCACTCCTCCCCCATACCAGCTTCAGTGTGCACTTTGCCTTTGCGTTCTTCAGGTGGAAgctaccctattgacaaaaattatgcgatagcatgctaaaatgcatgcttttatgcatagcacaagcatgcgtgaatttggacttttttcaaaaaaagcatgcgattcagcctgcgaatatcaTGCGTAAAAGCAATGTTAAAgcatataaaatgaaatagaaattataaaattttttgccctgggtgggaatcgaacctgggacccACATATTCTGTTACTCCGCGTTCCCTAACCAACTCGGCCATTTCGCTGCttgcaaagagtggagttatttccccataaatgtttgcactttttggacttgggagaaaaatttaaaaatttgataagttcaCATTCACAATGCACAAACATTTATGCGGAAATAACTCCACCCTTCGCAAGTGGCGAAGTGGCGGAGTGAGTTAGGTAATGCGGAAAAGTAGATACCGCTGGTCCCGGGTTCAATTCCCGCccagggcaaaaaatttttaatttctatttaatTTTATATGCTTTACCATTGCTTTTACGCAtgatattcgcaggctgaatctcatgctttttttgagaaaagtccaaattcacgcatacTTGTGCCAAcacgcctgtttttatgcataattttgtcaatagggtacaTACTTGAGTTTTGGATGGTTTTGGTCTGAGAGCATTATCCACATAGTAGGTCTCTAGTTTATTCAGTGTTTCCTGCAGCATTTCTTGTACCTCTATGTGTGTATCCCCCTAGGTGGTTTCTGCCAGGTCATCTGCATACAGAAATTGTCTGGTCTGGTCTTCGATTGGCTGGTCATTTGTGTATATGAATGGTGGAAATGAAAAGGGTGCAAAGTGCCAAAAAACTAAATCTTACGCAAGAGGGTAAATAAGTTTGCAATGCGCGTAAAGGACTTATACACAGCGCTATCTTTGGGACTAAAATCAAACTACTTGCAGTAGGTATAGGTTACATCTGAAATGTTGTGTGGATCAGTAAGTGGACATAGCACCTTTTGCACCAAAAAAACGCGTTTTGACAAAAGTGGCACTCCCTGTGGCAGCCCATTTTTTTGCCTTCTCCATCTACTGGACTTTCCCATGTGTGTGACATAGACATTGACTTTtcagatatggactgctagcatCCCATAAGCTTAATGTACAGCCATTGTCTTAAATATACCTCCGTTCCGTGGTACAGTTtgagggagggaggaagggagGTACAACATCACTGTGCACATTTTTAAGATTTGGGCATGCATAGAAGCCAAACCTCGACTAACTGATGAACTAtatgttcaagaccattggcttatgcactgctagcagtccatatctgaAAAGTCAATGCATAGAACATCCTATTACTGAGCATAGATTTAATGATGGTGGTGAAATTGTGATCCTGGGTGACTTCATATACTTTCTTGCACAGTAGGTGGTGGTTGTCAGTATCATATGCAGCAGTTAGATCAACAGACACTGcacctttgatttttttcaattttttcttctcaaaccCATCTTTAACCACTGGTGGGGTTTGGCTTTGAGCTTGAGCCGGTGgaaatgaatttggaaaatttgtgtaCAAATCAATCGAAAAATGATAAGTAAGATGGCAAAATCATGTCTATAtgcaagctgaatttcattctAGTGGTTTTtcttaaatcaaaaaacaacaaagcAAAACAGAGGgttctttttttgattaaaacctttttttgagagCACATTCTTTGTAGGTACTTCCAAAAATAAAGCAATGTACAAAGACATACTTAGAATTGAATCAGAAAATGTTTGAtgaatcttttcaaaatatgattttttatttttgaaaaaaatacctaggtaattacaatttttaaagtgaGCTTTTATTGAATGACCTGAAAgagaaattcattcatttcttcttttttttaaattcggacTAAAAAGTAGTTTGACTAGAAACAGGAAATAATCAAtgcatattttgtcattttgtgaAGGTTTAAAAGCAACTACGGAAGAACACTTTAGAAAAATATTAACTTAATGCTGAGACGTGAAATTTAATGCTATATAAAGTGGCAAAGAAAATTCATAATGGGTTAAATAACACACAAAACGTAAAatcgtgaataattttttctcaatattcaataggtaggtacataaaacttgaaaaacatgatATCATACTAACACAAGTCCAATTATGGTACAATTCTGGAAAACCACTCAATCGAATTGCCATATTATAAccatgcaaaaaattcctaatctAATGCATTGATCGTCGAACTATGTTTTGATTTCACCAATCGGAATTACTCGATCATCGGCTTCAATATAATTTTCATAATCCAATTCTGCGTCTATAACGCaccatcaaaaaattaaaaaacttgatttatcAACCTACTCGatcaaatgaaaaacaaatcaacCCACCTAAATCAACTTTTCGCATCATGAACTCCTTGATTCCATACAGAATGAAGAGCACGCAAATCACTATAATTATGCCAATACCGCCATAAATATGATTTCTGTATAAATCGAACAAGTCGTCGTCAATTTTCTCGACCATTAAACGATCGATGCATTCATTACGCAGTTCTTCGGCTTTAACCAACTCGTTCATTGAGCAGTTGGCTAAACACGAGCAACAATTTCGCAATGAAACGGAATTTCTTTCACTTTTTgctgtaatttcaaaaatcataacatTTGATAggcttacctatacctacatgatGGGGTTTCTTTACAATCGATGTCTGTCAGCGGTCCTGAACTAGTCACGATGGTGATATTTTGCCTAAGTCCCCattctttcaacattttacaatCGCAAATCTCTCTGGTTTGAATGGTCGATTTATCAAACGGGTTCACCATTTCGAGTGTCTCGAGTTTACACAAGGGGGCGATTTCGATCACAGTCACGTagaattctttgtttttttcgaaattcagcTCAACTATGGGTGGCTCGGGAGAagacatttttggaattcttttaaaattatttccttTAAAATTGACGTAGTATAAGTTAGGTTGATTGGTGAGATCGAACCACGTGTACGAACTATTGGTGAATGATAAATAACGAAGGCTCGAAGGCAGTTTCCATCTGTACTCGTCATCAAACTTGCAATTATCAACGGTTAAATATTGTAATGTTTCCATACCAGATAATGCTGAGAGTAATGAGCGTTTTTTCTGCGGTGTGGTTGTAGGTTTGTTGAAATCTGAGATTTCCAGTTTTGTTTTGATAGTCAGCTTGATTAGTTTTACATTCGATGTGAAGTTGAGGATATCTTCAATAGGTAATTTCCAGGCGCCCGATTCTACATCTATTTCGAGCTcctgtaaaataattattttgtacacacaatttttttaagaaaataaataaatctatGATTTAGATATTTATTAAACTCAAAACGTACTTTTGATCTCGATAATGTGTCCATCGTGTCTTCTTTAAGGTTCAATCGTAGCGAGGAATTTAACGGAAGATTTGGGTCAGcaaaacatattattttattgtcTTCTGCAGATATTGGAGTAATATTACATGAAACTGCAGGATAATCGTAATTACTACCAATAACTTTGCTCACATGCAGTAATATATGTCCTGGATGAAAAAAGTAGTGTTAGTGTTTGAAAGGATGGGTGTGTAATTGAACTGCTGTGGAGGAAAACAAACGTTGAAACTCACCTATAAACAGATAACATGAGTTACATTTCATTATATTGAAATGAATTCAGTTGAAGCTTTGTTTTcagaaaagaaattaaaataatccGGCCAGAATTTCGAACATTTCATTACTTGATAACATTTTATCGAAcgcttttcaaatgtttttattttgacctttttgttGTGTATTTTGATTGAGAAATTCTGTTGTTAGGAAATCAAGTTTCTGTTTGTCAGTCAAGTATTATTCATTTTGGTATAAAACGTATTCGTTTACCTACTCTTTATTATTGGCTGcctattttttcttcaaattttcgaaaaaaatgtgaagaatcgtttgttgaaaatttttctccttcaaattcAGAGTTATAGAGTaaataaactacctactttcaCTCCGGACAGTTAAACATGTAGCTGTAGTACACGGCATAAGAAAGTCGTAGCAATCTGCCGctaatacctacttaagtaagagccaaatttttgtaccaGAAACTTTGAAGACTTTTTCAAACACGATGGCAATGTTTTCTGTTAAAAACATTCAATTAAGTAATCAAATTGGTGACATGATGAGTGTTTTTAAACATTATGTATTTACAGCTCCGCTGCAATGCTTTCCTTCTGTTTGGATTTTTCTTCACAAGTAAAGTGTTCATTTAGCATGTTCGCGggaagaatttctcaaaaaatccggttttttcttttttccaccttaaatggggaggggatgacctaggaagctgaaatttggatatgaagcataatgtttccaaaacgcaccaagtccaaaaaaatattgataagaaattcatggtaagTTGGTGCAATTTgaaaacgtagaaatggcccaaattggctgattttttgatacgtaatagccaagacccttgggcacaacatatcaaaaaaccaGCCATTTTGGACCACAATAACTTTAggtatgctagatggccttgcaacctcagaatctttgaaaatggacttagtgcgttttggaaacataaTATGCTTCATATGTTGTTCACAACGGCGGTGTATTCACCAATGATATGAATTTGGACTCTCTTTGtcaatttggggccaaattatgcttctccaaaccaaaaaaatgaaatgacctTTCTGTCATTTTCAACCTTGACCCTTCCAACTGCAGGGGTGCATTCTAGCTTCCAAGTTCCAAGACaaccccattccccaagtttgattttatttgatcaattagaacaggctccaggtcataaaatgtaaaaatcaccatccTTCTGAAACTTATACTAAATTAAAATGTCTGGCCTACCGCAAATAGctccattttttacaaaaatttggctaaaaattcgactggaaatctatttttttgactCTGGAAGGAAGTCAAATGGGcttggaaggctgaaacctaCAAAATGCACTTGGGGTATATCCTCCCAACATActatgaaaatttggaccctctacgTCAATTTGAAGGAGCTACAGAGTGTTCtaaaagttgaggaaaaaacttgaaaatagctgaagagaggggtcaaatgggtttggaaggctgaaaccaAGAGGCACTTCTGATACATcgtcccaatgtactgtgaaaatgtggaccttctaggtcaatttagaggggctgtaggctttcctaaaagtcaaaaaacatataaaatagcaaaaaaaaaaccacttcttTGACGCTAGAGAGGGATCACTCACATAAGGTTAGAAAGTTGAAACCTGCACAAGGTACTTCGGGTACATCCCCCCAATGTACTGTGACAATTTGGacgttctaggtcaatttggggagGCTGTAAGCTTTCCTAAAGgtcgaaaaaaatacgtaaaataacaaaaaaaaacacacttttctcACCCTGAAGAGGGGTCAagtagggttggaaggttgaaacctgcaaaatacactcaagtggcaccatcccattgtatgctggacATTGGGGGCTCCTAGGTCAATTTCAAGAGTGGGGCGGGGTCAAAAGTAGTgtcaaaatcaggttttttcaCCTTAAATggcagtgatggaaaactgaaactgaaactaaaactgaaactcgttgaaaaacttgaactgaaatgagaaaaactaaaactgaaaactgaaaacttgaactgaaaaaaataaaactgaaactaaaaactaaaaacttgaactgaaatgttgaagttttgccatcactgatTTTGTCAACAaactacaaaaatcaaaatcatcaatctattctcaaaattcctatttttttcaaaagcttttgccctcgcttcgctcgggccaatttaatTCCCTTCTTTCCattcaagaatttaaaaaaaccattgatgaaaatgaaatttagaaaaacttgaaatcagaaaaaccaaattttttcaataaaaattgatattcaagtattgttgtactttttgaactaTAAATTATCCTAGCTTTTAATCTCGCCTCGCCCAAgtcaatttgattctcttctcagaattacaatttcaagaaacctatcgaatttgaaaaatgctgagatcagaaaaacctaattttttctttaaagttAATCttattctactttttaaatcttaaattttctaaaactgaaaacttttgccctcgcttcgctcaggccattcaagatgctatacttttaaaaatattaaaaatatgaaaattaattaaattaaacagaacttgaatttgaaattcaaagttcTTGTTGCAAAGTAGCAAATTGTgaaagaaaagaatttttttttcatttctttttgaaccaaaaagaaatgatgaaaacggaaaacttgaactgaaaaaagcaaaactgaaaactgaaactaaaaacttgaactgaaaaaagcaaaattggaactaaaaactgaaaacttgaactgaaaaaatgaaactgaaactaaaaactaaaaacttgaactgaaatgtaaaagttttgccatcactgttaaatggggtggggagtggggatgacctaggaatgGAATCTGAAATTTCGATATGTTGTTCACAACGGCGGTACTCAcgaatggtatgaatttggctGGGGCGTAgcaagggggaggggggtacgttaccccccccccgggcgggtttgtttaaaaaattaaaaagttggcatttttgggtttttacgaggatgaaaattcaaaaaatatgataatttttcaattaatcattAGTTGAAAAGTTGGCGTTTTTGACTCAAGAGTCGCTGATATTACAATTAAGCTAATTTACCAACTGATAAGGCATTCTTGATTTGCCAACTGAGAACTTTAGAAATCACAATTGTCAACTTTATTTTCTACTCATTAtctagttgaaaagttgaaaatttgcaattattgttaaaattaaattgaattcgATTTGCCAACTACATacaattaatttcaaatgtaatgtattacttacctaagtacatttttgatttgccaATTGAGTACTTGAGAATTAgaaactcaaaattgccaacttttcaaggaaattattcattttgttcaaaaatcgacaattctcatttattttgtttacttaaacagttggaattttttaattgagtgTACAAAAGAACTAAAACCAACAAAATCAACgtcataaatttaaatttaatttggcCATTCTTATCctaaatttgccaactgatgcGAGCATGATACAATACCTGAGGACTCAATTGGCAAATTGACCAATAATGTTGTACGTATGTACTTGGTTGACTTTatatttgactcattttttcatttgcctgtttattttgtcaaataatACAATTATTGTGATAGCTCTTTAGTCTTTATgctatttcagtttttaaaatgtacatttcCAGAATATTTGGCCCTcgctcgcttcgctcgggctaatttgttttcctttttcaaagtaagtttacattttctgaaaaaatatttgagaatttgaaaaatgtaatgatcagaaaaatgattttcatatcGTCAAAAATGATATTCTTCGGTTTTTTGTGTTACAAATTGTTGAAAGATTTGACCCAACGTTTTTATTTAACATTAcgggaaatttaaaaaaattgagaattacctaacgcaattttattcaaacttttacGCATAATTGAGGAGTAATTTCATTCTAAGAGCTTAAAcaagaaacaaaatgaaattggcccgagcaaagcgagggcaaaagcttgcaaaatttttataacttgAGAGTctgaaaaacatcatttttcaaagtcaaaaatgatatcttccaatcttgatatttttcaaattcgagacttacctacctaatatttttgtagaaatttagaaTTGGGAAAGTGAAATACAAATgactcgagcgaagcgagggcaaaatctttcaagctccaggtcataaaatgtaaaaattaccatCGTGCTGAAAGTCCTGAAAGGGCTGAAaggctgaaacttataaataaaaatgtctgGCCTACCCTACCGCAAATAGctccattttttacaaaaatttggctaaaaagaaTTTAGCTAGCCGATTTAGTGGCggattttattttacatttctgATTTCACAATTCACGCAGCGAAAAGGCAACCGCGTACCTGGATGAACCTCCTCCAGTCCTCCAACtgcattttactcaaaatgctCATTGGTCATTGCTCAGCATTTcgattgaattgaaattgaatcaatatCAAACCATGCAACCAGCCAACCAATGCTTTCTGTTTCTATTTGTTATttgacttttcatttttttcagtttgatcATTTGATGATGACATGACTGATGACTTACTCCCAGTcctaggacaccctgtatataaatttaaaattttaaaacttgaaagttgaaatcttcgcatttttaccattattttataaaataaacaaaaaaaactcaaaatcaaaattcaaaaatggaagctctagttcgaaattttgagattttcgtaATTACTCCCGTTTTACAGATAAATACGGTAGAAACGTTCGATAGCTATCGATTTCGCACATCGATTTGGAAACATCGAGGAATcgaaatcgacaaaaaattttgataaaaattaaaaatgaaaaccgaaTGATAAGCAAATGAAATCGCCGCTCGtgaagatttttgaatcattttacaTGCATTGACTATCTAAAATTTTAGTCATCATCTTCAAATGCTTCTCTAGTGTGGTTTACATCGATATTCCAAGCTAATCTCTCATCATGGCGAATATAGCCGCTGAATTGAAACAATTCTTCTCTCAAAAATCTCTTCGTACCTTCCTCGGCGCCGTAAAACCTTGCAACAAGAAGGACACTATCAGAGTAGTAGTTACAGAATTAAAACTAGATGAACATTTGACCGCAGTAAGTATTCTCATCTGTTGTAGTTGCATCACATTGATTTATTCATCTTCTCATTTTACTAATAATTCGATTCATTTGACAGTACTTCAAACATATGGACACCTATTACGCTCACGATCCTAATAAGGTATGTAAAACCGGAGATATCGTACTTATAAAAGAGCTTAAAGAGAAGAAAACCAAATTAATCACACACGAAGTTATGAAAGTAATATACCCTCTTGGAGATACCACTTGTCCTCTAACTGGAAAGAAAGTTGTTACTGTGAAATACGGTGTACCAAGATACAGGTAAAAATTCGCCTGAAATAATTCCTTATACATAAAATGAAGTAAATTATTCACACGATTCTGTTGGTTTACAGGGAAGATTTggataaattgagtaaattgtaCGGTGAGAATCCGACTGGATTTAAATACAAAGATGCTCCTGCCAGAGGCTGGCAAGAAGGAAAACGTGATTTCAGTCATTTAGAAATACTTCCTAAATATCACGAAGATGACGAAGGACCTCATTTAGCTGATGTTTAAGATATTTTTATACGTAGCTTGtgtaatttgttttcatttcggttAATATATGTTTTAATATTTTCCGGTTCGAGTTATTTTAGTGAAGCGTTTCAAAATAACATTTATATATCGCAGTataaagttattaaaaattacaaaaaagataTTATATTACTTCGATTTACATAATAGGCACAACAATCTTATTTTATTCATCGAAAATGAATGATAAATACATAAATTCAAGAAACACACGAAgaagaaatatcaaatttctaCATAGGTAGTAtaataaatacatacaattaTAAAAATGGCGACAACAACGTGAGACtagtaaaaatgtaaataaaatattttcggtGGTTTCCGAAGTCAATATTTAAATACTTTTCTATTCGCCTTCTAGAAATTCTCTTTCTAGAGCAGCCCCCATAACGTTCCATTCGCCATCGCTCTC encodes:
- the mRpS17 gene encoding small ribosomal subunit protein uS17m, whose translation is MANIAAELKQFFSQKSLRTFLGAVKPCNKKDTIRVVVTELKLDEHLTAYFKHMDTYYAHDPNKVCKTGDIVLIKELKEKKTKLITHEVMKVIYPLGDTTCPLTGKKVVTVKYGVPRYREDLDKLSKLYGENPTGFKYKDAPARGWQEGKRDFSHLEILPKYHEDDEGPHLADV